One Rissa tridactyla isolate bRisTri1 chromosome 4, bRisTri1.patW.cur.20221130, whole genome shotgun sequence DNA window includes the following coding sequences:
- the KARS1 gene encoding lysine--tRNA ligase isoform X2 yields the protein MADAEQRACEAVESESRLSKNELKRRLKAERKTAEKEAKQKEQSEKQSNKLSVTSDSENNIAADEESLDPNQYYKIRSNAVQQLKGTNEDPYPHKFHVDISLTDFIEKYSHLQPGDHLTDITVRVAGRIHAKRASGGKLIFYDLRGEGVKLQVMANSRLYKSEEEYFRINNKLRRGDIIGVEGNPGKTKKGELSIIPYEITLLSPCLHMLPHLHFGLKDKETRYRQRYLDLILNDYVRQKFITRAKIITYIRSFLDELGFLEIETPMMNVIPGGAVARPFITYHNELDMNLYMRIAPELYHKMLVVGGMDRVYEIGRQFRNEGIDLTHNPEFTTCEFYMAYADYHDLMEITEKLLSGMVKHITGSYKITYHPDGQDGQAYEIDFTPPFRRISMVDDLEKVLGVKFPPAECFETEETRKFFDDLCAERNVECPPPRTTARLLDKLVGEFLEVTCINPTFICDHPQIMSPLAKWHRSRPGLTERFELFVMKKEVCNAYTELNDPFRQRQLFEDQAKAKAAGDDEAMFIDENFCMALEYGLPPTAGWGMGIDRFTMFLTDSNNIKEVLLFPAMKPEDNKKEAQPDPPAEGTSV from the exons ATGGCGGACGCGGAGCAGCGCGCGTGCGAGGCGGTGGAGAGCGAGTCGCGCCTGAGCAAAAA TGAGCTGAAGAGACGTTTAAAGGCTGAGAGAAAAACAGCTGAGAAAGAGGCAAAGCAGAAGGAGCAAAGTGAAAAGCAATCAAACAAGCTTTCTGTGACTTCTGACTCCGAGAATAATATTGCTGCTGATGAAGAAAGCTTGGATCCGAAC CAATATTACAAGATCCGTAGCAATGCAGTCCAGCAGCTGAAGGGCACCAATGAAGATCCCTATCCCCACAAGTTCCATGTAGACATATCTCTGACAGATTTTATAGAGAAGTACAGTCACCTACAGCCAGGAGATCACCTGACAGACATTACAGTGAGAGTGGCAG GTCGAATCCATGCAAAACGTGCCTCTGGAGGGAAGCTGATTTTCTATGATCTTCGTGGTGAAGGAGTCAAGTTGCAGGTCATGGCAAATTCCAG GCTCTACAAATCCGAGGAAGAGTATTTCCGTATTAACAACAAGCTGCGTCGTGGGGACATTATTGGTGTAGAGGGGAATCctgggaaaacaaagaaagggGAACTGAGTATTATTCCTTATGAAATAACTCTGTTGTCCCCATGCCTGCACATGTTGCCTCATCTTCACTTTGGCCTCAAAGATAAG GAAACTAGGTATCGTCAGAGATACTTGGATTTAATTCTTAATGATTACGTGAGGCAGAAATTTATAACCCGTGCGAAGATCATTACATATATTCGGAGCTTTCTGGATGAGTTGGGCTTCCTTGAG ATTGAAACTCCTATGATGAATGTAATTCCAGGTGGAGCTGTGGCAAGACCTTTTATCACATACCACAATGAACTGGATATGAATTTATACATGAGAATTGCTCCAGAGCTTTACCATAAG atGTTGGTGGTTGGAGGCATGGACAGAGTATATGAAATTGGGCGTCAGTTCCGTAATGAAGGCATTGATTTGACTCACAACCCTGAGTTCACAACTTGTGAATTCTATATGGCTTATGCAGACTACCATGACTTGATGGAAATTACAGAGAAATTGCTTTCAG GGATGGTGAAACATATTACTGGAAGTTACAAGATCACTTACCATCCAGATGGTCAAGATGGACAGGCCTATGAGATAGATTTTACTCCTCCCTTCCGACGAATTAGCATGGTGGATGATCTGGAAAAGGTCCTAGGAGTGAAATTCCCACCAGCTGAGTGTTTTGAAACTGAAG AAACTCGGAAGTTCTTTGATGACCTTTGTGCAGAGAGAAATGTTGAGTGTCCGCCTCCCAGGACAACAGCCAGGCTTCTTGACAAA TTAGTTGGTGAATTCCTGGAAGTCACATGTATCAACCCTACATTCATTTGCGATCACCCACAGATCATGAGTCCTCTAGCCAAATG GCATCGCTCTCGTCCAGGACTAACAGAACGTTTCGAACTCTTTGTAATGAAGAAGGAAGTGTGCAATGCATACACAGAACTTAATGATCCTTTTCGTCAGCGGCAGCTTTTTGAGGATCAGGCCAAG GCAAAAGCTGCAGGTGATGATGAAGCCATGTTTATTGATGAAAACTTCTGTATGGCTCTGGAGTACGGCCTTCCTCCTACAGCCGGCTGGGGCATGGGAATTGATCGCTTCACCATGTTCCTTACAGACTCCAATAACATCAAG GAGGTGCTTCTCTTCCCTGCCATGAAGCCGGAGGACAATAAGAAGGAGGCGCAGCCCGACCCGCCCGCCGAAGGCACCTCAGTGTGA
- the TERF2IP gene encoding telomeric repeat-binding factor 2-interacting protein 1, whose amino-acid sequence MAAGRSRSLFLWDDGSPMRFYVRPGLAKLRLAPLVLAGGGRLCRVQEPGAVLLAQRGEAAPAGAVSTEYVTECVERNRRLPLEPFRLPPAPPPAASPRGRLAFTEAEDAALLRAVRGRGEARAGGRALWKELERAGLTRHSWQAMRERYRRHLRPRLGEPRRTTEPAESGGLFEAANREFESTESGSDTSDISEELATRDGEGKAPGETASGLKTRPEDSALPDTQLQSDERPARTCSSSSLVGEVVKTMQHFMEKFGMDLFTVTQAFLKNTGEVETTLYFLQTGQRLDGYPVWSREDDLELQKDDERVRNRLIAKFGAENVAKRVAFRKS is encoded by the exons ATGGCGGCGGGGCGGTCGCGGTCCCTCTTCTTGTGGGACGACGGGAGCCCGATGCGGTTCTACGTGCGGCCTGGGCTGGCCAAGCTGCGTCTGGCGCCGCTGGTGCTGGCGGGCGGCGGACGGCTGTGCCGGGTGCAGGAGCCGGGGGCCGTGCTCCTGGCGCAGCGCGGCGAGGCGGCGCCCGCCGGGGCTGTCTCCACCGAGTACGTGACGGAGTGCGTGGAGCGCAATCGACGGCTGCCGCTGGAGCCCttccggctgccccccgccccgccgcccgccgcctcgcCCCGCGGCCGCCTGGCCTTCACGGAGGCGGAGGACGCGGCGCTGCTGCGGGCGGTGCGCGGGCGGGGCGaggcgcgggcgggcggccgggcgcTGTGGAAGGAGCTGGAGCGGGCCGGCCTGACGCGGCACAGCTGGCAGGCCATGCGCGAGCGCTACCGGCGGCACCTGCGGCCGCGGCTCGGGG AGCCCCGGCGGACGACGGAGCCCGCAGAAAGCGGGGGTCTGTTCGAGGCAGCCAACCGGGAGTTTGAGAGCACGGAG TCAGGAAGTGACACTTCAGACATTTCGGAAGAACTTGCTACACGAGACGGAGAGGGAAAGGCCCCAGGAGAAACAGCATCTGGTTTGAAAACTCGACCAGAGGACTCTGCTCTCCCTGATACTCAGTTACAAAGTGACGAAAGACCAGCACGCACTTGCTCTTCTTCCAGTCTGGTGGGAGAAGTAGTAAAAACTATGCAGCACTTCATGGAGAAGTTCGGTATGGACCTGTTCACTGTTACACAGGCCTTCCTGAAAAACACTGGTGAAGTGGAAACAACTTTATACTTTCTGCAGACGGGGCAGCGCTTGGATGGGTACCCTGTATGGAGCAGAGAGGATGATTTGGAATTACAAAAAGATGATGAACGTGTCAGAAATAGATTGATAGCAAAATTTGGAGCTGAAAATGTAGCAAAGCGGGTGGCATTTAGGAAAAGTTAG
- the KARS1 gene encoding lysine--tRNA ligase isoform X1, protein MLSPTAARLRGWVWRAAPALRWRRALHDRSSELKRRLKAERKTAEKEAKQKEQSEKQSNKLSVTSDSENNIAADEESLDPNQYYKIRSNAVQQLKGTNEDPYPHKFHVDISLTDFIEKYSHLQPGDHLTDITVRVAGRIHAKRASGGKLIFYDLRGEGVKLQVMANSRLYKSEEEYFRINNKLRRGDIIGVEGNPGKTKKGELSIIPYEITLLSPCLHMLPHLHFGLKDKETRYRQRYLDLILNDYVRQKFITRAKIITYIRSFLDELGFLEIETPMMNVIPGGAVARPFITYHNELDMNLYMRIAPELYHKMLVVGGMDRVYEIGRQFRNEGIDLTHNPEFTTCEFYMAYADYHDLMEITEKLLSGMVKHITGSYKITYHPDGQDGQAYEIDFTPPFRRISMVDDLEKVLGVKFPPAECFETEETRKFFDDLCAERNVECPPPRTTARLLDKLVGEFLEVTCINPTFICDHPQIMSPLAKWHRSRPGLTERFELFVMKKEVCNAYTELNDPFRQRQLFEDQAKAKAAGDDEAMFIDENFCMALEYGLPPTAGWGMGIDRFTMFLTDSNNIKEVLLFPAMKPEDNKKEAQPDPPAEGTSV, encoded by the exons ATGCTGAGCCCTACCGCCGCGCGGCTCCGCGGCTGGGTCTGGAGGGCTGCGCCCGCCCTCCGGTGGCGCCGGGCACTTCACGACCGAAGCAG TGAGCTGAAGAGACGTTTAAAGGCTGAGAGAAAAACAGCTGAGAAAGAGGCAAAGCAGAAGGAGCAAAGTGAAAAGCAATCAAACAAGCTTTCTGTGACTTCTGACTCCGAGAATAATATTGCTGCTGATGAAGAAAGCTTGGATCCGAAC CAATATTACAAGATCCGTAGCAATGCAGTCCAGCAGCTGAAGGGCACCAATGAAGATCCCTATCCCCACAAGTTCCATGTAGACATATCTCTGACAGATTTTATAGAGAAGTACAGTCACCTACAGCCAGGAGATCACCTGACAGACATTACAGTGAGAGTGGCAG GTCGAATCCATGCAAAACGTGCCTCTGGAGGGAAGCTGATTTTCTATGATCTTCGTGGTGAAGGAGTCAAGTTGCAGGTCATGGCAAATTCCAG GCTCTACAAATCCGAGGAAGAGTATTTCCGTATTAACAACAAGCTGCGTCGTGGGGACATTATTGGTGTAGAGGGGAATCctgggaaaacaaagaaagggGAACTGAGTATTATTCCTTATGAAATAACTCTGTTGTCCCCATGCCTGCACATGTTGCCTCATCTTCACTTTGGCCTCAAAGATAAG GAAACTAGGTATCGTCAGAGATACTTGGATTTAATTCTTAATGATTACGTGAGGCAGAAATTTATAACCCGTGCGAAGATCATTACATATATTCGGAGCTTTCTGGATGAGTTGGGCTTCCTTGAG ATTGAAACTCCTATGATGAATGTAATTCCAGGTGGAGCTGTGGCAAGACCTTTTATCACATACCACAATGAACTGGATATGAATTTATACATGAGAATTGCTCCAGAGCTTTACCATAAG atGTTGGTGGTTGGAGGCATGGACAGAGTATATGAAATTGGGCGTCAGTTCCGTAATGAAGGCATTGATTTGACTCACAACCCTGAGTTCACAACTTGTGAATTCTATATGGCTTATGCAGACTACCATGACTTGATGGAAATTACAGAGAAATTGCTTTCAG GGATGGTGAAACATATTACTGGAAGTTACAAGATCACTTACCATCCAGATGGTCAAGATGGACAGGCCTATGAGATAGATTTTACTCCTCCCTTCCGACGAATTAGCATGGTGGATGATCTGGAAAAGGTCCTAGGAGTGAAATTCCCACCAGCTGAGTGTTTTGAAACTGAAG AAACTCGGAAGTTCTTTGATGACCTTTGTGCAGAGAGAAATGTTGAGTGTCCGCCTCCCAGGACAACAGCCAGGCTTCTTGACAAA TTAGTTGGTGAATTCCTGGAAGTCACATGTATCAACCCTACATTCATTTGCGATCACCCACAGATCATGAGTCCTCTAGCCAAATG GCATCGCTCTCGTCCAGGACTAACAGAACGTTTCGAACTCTTTGTAATGAAGAAGGAAGTGTGCAATGCATACACAGAACTTAATGATCCTTTTCGTCAGCGGCAGCTTTTTGAGGATCAGGCCAAG GCAAAAGCTGCAGGTGATGATGAAGCCATGTTTATTGATGAAAACTTCTGTATGGCTCTGGAGTACGGCCTTCCTCCTACAGCCGGCTGGGGCATGGGAATTGATCGCTTCACCATGTTCCTTACAGACTCCAATAACATCAAG GAGGTGCTTCTCTTCCCTGCCATGAAGCCGGAGGACAATAAGAAGGAGGCGCAGCCCGACCCGCCCGCCGAAGGCACCTCAGTGTGA